The DNA region CCAGGTCGACCGGGGTGGCCCCGGCCGGCAGGACGATCTGCCGGCCCTCGGCGACCACCTGGATCTGGGCCTCGGCCAGGTCGCTGCGCAGCGATTCCAGGAACTGGGCCGGGTCGGCCGCGTCCTGCTCCCAGTTCAGTACCCGGCGCAGCCAGTCGAGTTGTTCCGCGCAGGCCGTCGGGGTCGCGCCGGGGCGGGGGAAACGGAAGTCGGCCGCCACCCCGTACTCGGCTGAGCGGTGCATCTCCTCGGTGCGGATCAGCACCTCCACCGTCCGGTTCCGGGGGCCGCAGACGCTGGTGTGCAGGGAGCGGTAGAGGTTGTTCTTCGGTGAGGCGATGAAGTCCTTGAACCGGCCGGGTACCGGCCGCCAGAGGCCGTGGATGGCGCCGAGGGCCGCGTAGCAGTCGGTGGCCGGACCGTCCACCACGACGGTGATGCGGGGCAGGTCGTACGGTACGGCGTGGCCGCCGGCCACGGTGTCCTTCCAGATCGAGTAGAGGTGCCGGGGCCGGGGGGCCACGTTTGCGTCGACCCGGCTGCGCCGCAGCGCCACCTTGGCCTTGGCCACCACGTCGGCCAGGTAGTTGTCCCAGCCGGGGCGGTCGTGCACGTGGCGGGCGATGCGGGCGTGCTCCTCCGGCTCCAGGTGCATCAGCACCACGTCGTCCAGTTCCCGTTTGAGGGTCTGGATGCCCAGCCGGTCGCAGAGGGGCACCAGCACCTCAAGGGTCTTGCGGGCGATGCGTTCCCGCGAGGCCGCCGAGCGTACGCCCAGGGTGCGCATGTTGTGCAGCCGGTCGGCCAACTTGATGATCAGCACCCGGACGTCCTTGCCGGCCGCGATGATCATCTTTCGGATGGTCTCCGCCTCGGCGGCCTGGCCGTAGAACGCCTTGTCGAACTTGGTCACCCCGTCGACCAGGTGGGCCACCTCGTGGCCGAAGTCCTCGGCCAGGGCCTGCAAGGTGTAGCGGGTGTCCTCCACGGTGTCGTGCAGCAGCGCCGCCACCAGGGTGGTGGTGTCCATGCCCAGCTCGGCGCAGATCTGCGCGACCGCCAGGGGGTGGGTGATGTACGGCTCCCCGCTCTTGCGGAACTGACCGCGGTGCATGTTCTCCGCGATGGTGTACGACCGGCGCAGCACCGCCGGGTCGGCACCCGCGTGGATGCTGCGGTGGGTGCGGACCAGGTGGCCCACCGGTTCGGTGTCGTTGGTCGGCCAGGTCAGCAGCGACCGGAGGCGGCGGGCGAGCGGCAGTTCACCTGGCTGGGCGGGAAGTGCGCCCCGCAGGGCGCCGCCGCGTCCGGCGTCGACGTCCACGTGGGACACCCCCTCACTTCCGCTCCGGCAAGCCGGCGGATCGACAACCGGGAGCAGTACCTCGAAACGGGCAGGACTGCACTCCCATAACAGACTAAGTGAGTCGACGTAGTCCGA from Micromonospora sp. NBC_01739 includes:
- a CDS encoding RelA/SpoT family protein, whose protein sequence is MDVDAGRGGALRGALPAQPGELPLARRLRSLLTWPTNDTEPVGHLVRTHRSIHAGADPAVLRRSYTIAENMHRGQFRKSGEPYITHPLAVAQICAELGMDTTTLVAALLHDTVEDTRYTLQALAEDFGHEVAHLVDGVTKFDKAFYGQAAEAETIRKMIIAAGKDVRVLIIKLADRLHNMRTLGVRSAASRERIARKTLEVLVPLCDRLGIQTLKRELDDVVLMHLEPEEHARIARHVHDRPGWDNYLADVVAKAKVALRRSRVDANVAPRPRHLYSIWKDTVAGGHAVPYDLPRITVVVDGPATDCYAALGAIHGLWRPVPGRFKDFIASPKNNLYRSLHTSVCGPRNRTVEVLIRTEEMHRSAEYGVAADFRFPRPGATPTACAEQLDWLRRVLNWEQDAADPAQFLESLRSDLAEAQIQVVAEGRQIVLPAGATPVDLAYELGTDRGERCLAARVNGRLVPLSSALEEGDVVEIFTETDEECSLDAEVAPRGPRREWLGFVKSPHAQMQINRWFAEHSEPGISISDKVRLGRATIGLALRQHNRGLASDLPLLRLSEELGYPDLETLLVAVFDRVLEPDAVVRQLIDLVDHRQ